A window of the Roseburia sp. 831b genome harbors these coding sequences:
- the rpsB gene encoding 30S ribosomal protein S2 encodes MSVISMKQLLEAGVHFGHQTRRWNPKMAPYIYTERNGIYIIDLQKSVGKVDEAYKAVSDIAAEGGTILFVGTKKQAQDAIKTEAERCGMFYVNERWLGGMLTNFKTIQSRIARLKEIEAMSEDGTFDVLPKKEVINLKKEWDKLEKNLGGIKDMKKIPDAIFVVDPKKERICIQEAHTLGIKLIGIADTNCDPEELDYVIPGNDDAIRAVKLIVSKMADAVIEANQGAEEAYEEAEVEAAEATEE; translated from the coding sequence ATGAGCGTTATTTCAATGAAACAGTTATTAGAAGCAGGTGTTCACTTTGGACATCAGACAAGAAGATGGAATCCTAAAATGGCTCCATACATTTACACAGAGAGAAATGGTATCTACATCATCGACTTACAGAAATCTGTAGGTAAAGTAGACGAAGCTTACAAAGCAGTTTCTGACATCGCAGCAGAAGGTGGTACAATCCTTTTCGTTGGTACAAAGAAACAGGCTCAGGACGCTATCAAAACAGAAGCAGAGCGTTGCGGAATGTTCTATGTAAATGAGAGATGGTTAGGTGGAATGTTAACAAACTTCAAAACAATCCAGAGCCGTATTGCAAGATTAAAAGAAATCGAAGCAATGTCTGAAGATGGAACATTTGATGTTTTACCTAAAAAAGAAGTTATCAACCTGAAAAAAGAATGGGATAAATTAGAGAAGAACCTTGGCGGTATCAAAGATATGAAGAAAATCCCAGATGCAATTTTCGTAGTAGATCCTAAGAAGGAAAGAATTTGTATCCAGGAAGCTCATACATTAGGAATCAAATTAATCGGTATTGCTGATACAAACTGTGACCCAGAAGAATTAGATTATGTAATTCCTGGTAACGATGATGCAATCAGAGCAGTAAAATTAATCGTTTCTAAGATGGCAGATGCTGTTATCGAAGCAAATCAGGGTGCTGAAGAAGCATACGAAGAAGCTGAAGTAGAAGCAGCTGAAGCAACAGAAGAATAA
- the tsf gene encoding translation elongation factor Ts, which translates to MAITAAMVKELRETTGAGMMDCKKALNETNGNMEEAIEFLRKNGQAKAEKKAGRIAAEGLCTIALADDKTAAVVEVNSETDFVAKNATFQEFCEAVAKQAVTSNAADMDAFMAETWNADSSKTVQEALVEKVAVIGENLKIRRFEKVVAENGCVVTYTHGGGRIGVIVEADTTVVNDTVKEALTNIAMQIAALNPKYVSRNEVSAEYIAHEKEILLAQIMNDPKESQKPEKVINGMIEGRVSKELKEVCLLDQVYVKAADGKQNVAKYLEEVSKEVGATVTVKRFVRFETGEGIEKKQEDFAAEVAAQLN; encoded by the coding sequence ATGGCAATTACAGCAGCTATGGTAAAAGAACTGCGTGAAACAACAGGCGCAGGTATGATGGATTGCAAGAAAGCATTAAATGAAACAAACGGAAACATGGAAGAAGCAATTGAGTTCTTAAGAAAGAACGGACAGGCTAAAGCAGAGAAAAAAGCTGGAAGAATTGCTGCAGAAGGTCTTTGTACAATCGCTCTTGCAGATGACAAGACAGCAGCTGTTGTTGAAGTTAACTCTGAGACAGACTTCGTTGCTAAGAATGCAACATTCCAGGAATTCTGTGAAGCAGTAGCAAAACAGGCTGTTACATCTAACGCAGCAGATATGGATGCTTTCATGGCTGAGACATGGAATGCAGATTCTTCTAAGACTGTACAGGAAGCATTAGTAGAAAAAGTTGCCGTAATCGGTGAAAACTTAAAAATCCGTAGATTTGAAAAAGTTGTTGCTGAAAACGGATGCGTTGTAACATATACACACGGTGGCGGTAGAATCGGTGTTATCGTAGAAGCTGATACTACAGTTGTAAACGACACTGTAAAAGAAGCATTAACAAACATTGCAATGCAGATTGCAGCTTTAAATCCAAAATATGTATCCAGAAACGAAGTAAGTGCTGAATACATTGCACACGAGAAAGAAATCCTTCTTGCTCAGATTATGAACGATCCAAAAGAATCCCAGAAACCAGAAAAGGTTATCAACGGAATGATCGAAGGTCGTGTAAGCAAAGAATTAAAAGAAGTATGTTTATTAGATCAGGTTTATGTAAAAGCTGCAGATGGTAAACAGAATGTTGCAAAATACTTAGAAGAAGTATCAAAAGAAGTTGGAGCAACTGTTACTGTTAAGAGATTCGTTCGTTTTGAAACAGGCGAAGGAATTGAGAAGAAACAGGAAGACTTCGCAGCAGAAGTTGCAGCTCAGCTCAACTAA
- a CDS encoding polysaccharide deacetylase family protein: MEEKDAAALRSERQRRKRVSKIRNGIVATVAIWMLVSAILIVTLLVKVISLEHRLNTLTMNPAYSSQIETKQNPGTDDGKDPSESIPDTQSNSDESKVSLVSGLDEPDNLAKEGDVHKVYLTFEDGPSENTAAILDTLNQYQVKATFFVVGKEDDESKALYKRIVDEGHTLGMHSYSNKYSTIYESKEAFEADFKELQDYLCELTGVESSYYRFPGGSNNQISNVDMSEFIQYLNSQGVTYYDWNVSAGDATSMAYTSEDIVANVTENIVKYKTSVVLLHDADDKSATVDALGPLIEALQNMGAEILPIDEDTTVIQSVKIAEE; this comes from the coding sequence ATGGAAGAGAAAGATGCAGCCGCATTAAGAAGCGAGAGGCAACGGCGGAAGCGGGTAAGCAAAATTCGAAATGGAATTGTAGCAACCGTCGCAATCTGGATGCTGGTATCCGCTATTTTGATTGTCACTTTGCTTGTCAAGGTAATTTCATTGGAGCACCGGTTGAATACACTGACGATGAATCCGGCATACTCGAGCCAGATTGAGACGAAACAGAATCCCGGTACAGACGATGGAAAAGACCCCTCAGAAAGCATCCCAGATACACAGAGCAATTCGGATGAATCCAAAGTTTCTCTTGTATCTGGGCTGGATGAGCCGGACAACCTTGCAAAAGAAGGGGATGTACATAAGGTTTATCTGACATTCGAAGATGGACCGTCTGAGAATACCGCAGCCATTTTGGATACACTGAATCAATATCAGGTGAAAGCCACTTTTTTTGTGGTCGGGAAAGAGGATGATGAATCCAAGGCACTTTACAAGCGGATTGTGGATGAGGGTCACACGTTAGGAATGCATTCCTATTCGAACAAATACAGTACCATCTATGAATCTAAGGAAGCGTTTGAAGCAGATTTTAAGGAATTGCAGGATTATTTATGTGAGCTGACCGGCGTGGAATCCAGTTATTACAGGTTCCCGGGAGGAAGCAATAATCAGATTAGCAATGTAGATATGTCTGAGTTTATCCAATACCTCAATTCACAGGGCGTGACCTACTATGATTGGAATGTTTCGGCGGGCGATGCAACATCTATGGCATATACATCAGAAGATATAGTTGCAAATGTAACCGAAAATATAGTAAAATATAAGACGTCAGTTGTGTTACTTCACGACGCGGATGATAAGTCAGCAACGGTAGATGCATTAGGACCTTTGATTGAAGCATTACAAAATATGGGGGCTGAGATTTTGCCGATTGATGAAGATACAACCGTTATTCAGTCTGTGAAAATTGCAGAAGAATAA
- a CDS encoding polymer-forming cytoskeletal protein: MGFFKDFKDDFSQAMNEIIPGEEPLEEEDTLSDDLVVNTLEEEVDVESELSKLDGLLEQVTKQEEAKAATRQPVEPVAARENVSAAQSVLSEKLEKELREMRMNTMQEENRTMNETPVNVPVNNATPVSAPAKAPVSDEASVITAGTVIRGDISSTGSLDIQGTINGNVECNGKLVVTGTVNGNSNSSEFFADAAKIEGEVVSTGTVKIGLGSVIIGNVTSSSAVIAGAIKGDIDVQGPVVVDTSAVVMGNIKSRSVQINNGAVIEGFCSQCYSDVDVNELFESKKGTM, from the coding sequence ATGGGATTTTTTAAAGATTTTAAAGATGATTTCTCACAGGCGATGAATGAAATTATCCCAGGGGAAGAACCTTTAGAAGAGGAAGATACATTAAGCGATGATTTGGTTGTCAATACGCTTGAAGAAGAAGTTGACGTAGAATCTGAGTTATCAAAGCTTGATGGATTACTTGAGCAGGTTACAAAACAGGAAGAAGCAAAGGCAGCAACAAGACAGCCGGTTGAGCCGGTTGCAGCCAGAGAGAATGTATCTGCAGCACAAAGTGTTTTATCAGAGAAGTTAGAAAAAGAATTAAGAGAAATGCGAATGAATACAATGCAAGAGGAGAATAGAACAATGAATGAGACACCAGTAAATGTACCAGTTAACAACGCAACACCAGTAAGCGCACCAGCAAAAGCACCAGTATCAGATGAAGCCTCTGTTATCACAGCAGGTACCGTTATCCGTGGAGATATCTCTTCTACAGGTTCTCTTGACATTCAGGGAACAATCAATGGTAACGTAGAATGTAATGGTAAATTAGTTGTAACAGGAACTGTAAATGGAAACAGCAATTCTTCTGAATTCTTTGCAGATGCAGCAAAAATTGAAGGTGAAGTTGTAAGCACAGGAACAGTTAAAATTGGTCTTGGTTCCGTTATCATTGGTAATGTAACATCTTCTTCTGCTGTTATTGCAGGCGCAATCAAAGGTGATATCGATGTACAGGGACCAGTTGTTGTTGATACATCAGCAGTTGTTATGGGTAACATCAAATCCCGTTCTGTACAGATTAACAACGGTGCGGTTATCGAAGGTTTCTGTTCTCAGTGCTACTCTGACGTAGATGTCAATGAACTTTTCGAGTCCAAGAAAGGAACAATGTAA
- the pyrH gene encoding UMP kinase, producing MKRVFLKLSGEALAGEKHTGFDEPTVTEVAKQVKEIVDRGIQVGIVIGGGNFWRGRTSETIDRTKADQIGMLATVMNCIYVSEIFRSVGMMTQILTPFECGTMTKPFSKDRANKYFEKGMVVFFAGGTGHPYFSTDTGIVLRAIEMEAEGIFLAKAIDGVYDSDPKTNPNAKKYDEVSIQEVIDKKLAVVDLTASIMCMENKMPMYIFGLNEKNSIVNAMSGNFSGTKVTV from the coding sequence ATGAAGCGAGTTTTCTTAAAACTGAGTGGCGAAGCACTTGCAGGTGAAAAGCATACAGGCTTCGACGAGCCAACTGTAACTGAGGTGGCAAAACAGGTAAAAGAAATTGTGGATAGAGGAATACAGGTTGGTATCGTAATTGGCGGTGGCAATTTCTGGAGAGGAAGAACCAGTGAGACAATCGATCGAACCAAAGCAGACCAGATCGGAATGCTTGCAACAGTCATGAACTGTATTTATGTGTCTGAGATTTTCCGCTCTGTTGGAATGATGACACAGATTTTAACACCATTTGAATGTGGAACTATGACAAAACCTTTTTCCAAAGACCGTGCAAACAAATATTTTGAAAAAGGAATGGTAGTTTTTTTCGCAGGTGGAACAGGTCATCCTTATTTCTCAACTGATACCGGAATTGTACTTCGTGCAATTGAGATGGAGGCAGAAGGAATCTTCCTTGCAAAAGCGATTGATGGAGTTTATGACAGCGATCCTAAGACGAATCCAAATGCAAAGAAATATGATGAGGTTTCCATTCAGGAAGTAATCGACAAGAAACTTGCCGTTGTAGATTTGACAGCATCCATCATGTGTATGGAGAACAAAATGCCGATGTATATCTTCGGCCTGAATGAAAAAAATAGTATCGTAAATGCCATGAGTGGTAATTTTAGTGGCACAAAAGTTACGGTATAA
- the frr gene encoding ribosome recycling factor gives MDERLVQFDEKMQKSLNNLYEEFGSIRAGRANPHVLDKIRVDYYGTPTALQQVANVSVPEPRMIQIAPWEASLVKEIEKAIMMSDLGINPTNDGKVIRLLFPELTEERRKELAKDVKKKGENTKVAIRNIRRDANDSFKKLAKSSEVSEDEIKELEDGAQKLTDQYIAKIDKAVDEKSKEILTV, from the coding sequence ATGGACGAGAGATTAGTACAGTTTGATGAGAAAATGCAGAAATCATTAAACAATTTATATGAAGAGTTCGGTTCAATTCGTGCCGGACGTGCTAACCCACATGTTTTAGATAAAATCAGAGTTGATTATTATGGAACACCAACTGCACTTCAGCAGGTTGCCAATGTCAGTGTTCCAGAACCAAGAATGATTCAGATTGCACCTTGGGAAGCATCCCTTGTAAAAGAGATTGAAAAGGCAATTATGATGTCTGATCTTGGAATCAATCCAACCAATGATGGAAAAGTCATTCGTCTTTTATTCCCAGAGTTAACAGAGGAAAGACGAAAAGAATTAGCGAAAGACGTTAAGAAAAAGGGCGAGAATACAAAAGTTGCAATTCGTAACATCCGCCGTGATGCAAATGATTCTTTCAAAAAATTAGCAAAATCTTCTGAGGTATCGGAAGATGAGATTAAAGAATTAGAAGATGGAGCTCAGAAACTGACAGATCAGTATATTGCAAAGATTGATAAGGCAGTTGATGAAAAATCAAAAGAAATTCTTACAGTTTAA
- a CDS encoding isoprenyl transferase, with protein MKIPQHVAIILDGNGRWAKKKGMPRNYGHTMGAKNVEVVCKAAHDMGIKYLTMYAFSTENWNRPKNEVDALMKLLESYLKNCDRTADKNNMRVRVIGDTSKLSEKFQKQIAELEEHSKHNDGLNLQIAINYGSRDEMIRAMRAMTKDVVNGNMKEEDISEEVFSNYLDTKDIPDPDLLIRTSGEQRLSNYLLWQLAYSEFYFTDVPWPDFHKEELEEAILAYNKRDRRFGGLTEK; from the coding sequence ATGAAGATTCCACAGCATGTTGCAATTATTTTAGATGGAAATGGAAGATGGGCAAAGAAAAAGGGAATGCCAAGAAACTATGGTCATACCATGGGTGCGAAGAATGTTGAGGTTGTTTGTAAGGCAGCACATGATATGGGAATTAAATACCTGACGATGTATGCATTCTCGACTGAGAACTGGAACCGTCCTAAGAACGAAGTGGATGCATTGATGAAGCTGCTGGAAAGTTATTTGAAAAACTGTGACAGAACAGCAGACAAAAATAATATGCGTGTCCGGGTAATCGGCGATACATCAAAGTTAAGTGAAAAATTCCAAAAACAGATTGCAGAGCTAGAAGAACACTCCAAACACAATGATGGTCTTAACCTGCAGATTGCAATCAATTATGGAAGCAGAGATGAGATGATTCGTGCCATGCGCGCCATGACAAAAGATGTTGTGAATGGAAATATGAAGGAAGAGGACATCTCAGAGGAAGTCTTTTCGAATTATTTAGATACGAAGGATATTCCAGACCCGGATTTGTTAATCAGAACCAGTGGAGAACAGCGTCTGTCGAATTATCTTTTGTGGCAGCTTGCATACAGTGAATTTTATTTTACCGATGTGCCATGGCCTGATTTCCATAAAGAGGAATTAGAAGAAGCTATACTTGCGTATAATAAGCGTGATAGAAGGTTTGGCGGTCTGACAGAAAAATAA
- a CDS encoding phosphatidate cytidylyltransferase — translation MFKTRLLSGIVLVLLALLLICTGGNLLLVSTLVLSYIGMMELYRIFHIHKQIAGILGYLVITVFYLNLLFSFIPDTFMFVIGFLVLLMFVYVFSYPKYKTEQILAAFFGVFYVGVMLSYVYQTRMLENGAYLVWLIFLCSWGCDTCAYCVGKLIGKHKMSPKLSPHKSVEGAIGGVVGAALLTALYSFIFKDAMGLTGNEIWLLAGISAIGALISMVGDLTASAIKRNYDIKDYGKLIPGHGGILDRFDSVIFTAPIIYYLAANFMK, via the coding sequence ATGTTTAAAACAAGATTATTAAGTGGGATTGTGTTAGTGCTTTTGGCACTGCTTTTGATTTGCACCGGAGGAAATCTCCTGTTAGTATCTACATTGGTGCTCTCTTATATTGGAATGATGGAATTGTATCGTATTTTCCATATTCACAAACAGATTGCAGGAATTTTAGGGTATCTTGTCATTACAGTGTTCTATTTGAATTTATTATTTTCCTTTATTCCAGATACATTTATGTTTGTAATTGGATTTTTGGTTTTGCTGATGTTTGTCTATGTATTTTCTTATCCAAAATACAAGACCGAACAGATTCTGGCTGCGTTCTTTGGCGTCTTTTATGTGGGAGTTATGCTTTCTTACGTATACCAGACCAGAATGTTGGAAAATGGTGCATATTTAGTGTGGCTGATTTTCCTTTGCTCCTGGGGCTGTGACACCTGTGCATATTGTGTTGGAAAATTGATTGGAAAACATAAAATGTCTCCAAAGCTTAGCCCGCATAAATCGGTAGAGGGTGCTATCGGCGGTGTTGTCGGCGCAGCACTTCTTACAGCGCTTTATAGCTTTATTTTCAAAGATGCGATGGGATTAACGGGAAACGAAATCTGGCTGTTAGCAGGAATCTCTGCCATTGGAGCATTGATTTCCATGGTAGGCGATTTGACAGCGTCCGCGATTAAGAGAAATTATGACATTAAAGATTATGGTAAATTGATTCCGGGACATGGTGGAATCTTAGACCGGTTTGACAGTGTGATTTTTACAGCACCAATCATCTATTATCTTGCTGCAAATTTCATGAAGTAA
- the dxr gene encoding 1-deoxy-D-xylulose-5-phosphate reductoisomerase, whose product MKKIAILGSTGSIGTQTLEIVREQGDIQVVAMAAGNNIALLEKQMREFKPELVSVWDEKRAEELRIQTADLSIRVVSGMEGLLEVATYESSEILVTAIVGMLGIKPTIAAIKAGKKIALANKETLVTAGHIIMPLAKECGVPILPVDSEHSAIFQSLQGAGDNKISKILLTASGGPFRGRKKEDLLNIQVEDALKHPNWEMGRKITIDSSTLVNKGLEVMEAKWLFGVELNQIQVVVHPQSVIHSAVEYQDGAVIAQLGTPDMRLPIQYALYYPERRNLSGKRLDLFEIANLSFERPDTDTFRGLALAYEVMKRGGNVPTAFNAANERAVALFLDRKISYPMITEIIEMCMGECEYIEHPDVDEILQTEALTYELIERKVLGH is encoded by the coding sequence ATGAAAAAGATTGCAATACTCGGTTCTACGGGGTCGATTGGAACACAGACCTTAGAGATTGTCAGAGAGCAGGGAGATATTCAGGTAGTTGCAATGGCGGCTGGAAATAACATTGCGTTATTGGAAAAACAGATGCGTGAATTTAAACCGGAGCTTGTGAGCGTATGGGATGAAAAAAGAGCAGAGGAGCTTCGAATCCAGACAGCAGATTTGTCTATTCGAGTGGTGTCTGGTATGGAGGGCCTGTTAGAGGTTGCCACCTATGAAAGCAGTGAAATCCTTGTGACGGCGATTGTTGGCATGCTTGGAATCAAGCCGACGATTGCCGCCATTAAAGCAGGCAAAAAGATTGCACTTGCCAATAAAGAGACGCTTGTGACAGCGGGACATATTATTATGCCGCTTGCAAAAGAATGTGGTGTTCCGATTCTCCCGGTTGACAGTGAACACAGTGCGATTTTTCAGTCACTGCAGGGAGCCGGGGATAATAAAATTTCTAAAATTTTATTGACGGCATCCGGTGGACCGTTCCGTGGAAGAAAAAAGGAAGATCTTTTGAACATTCAGGTGGAAGATGCCTTAAAACATCCAAATTGGGAGATGGGACGAAAAATCACAATCGATTCCTCCACACTTGTCAACAAAGGACTGGAGGTTATGGAGGCAAAGTGGCTCTTTGGCGTTGAGCTGAACCAGATTCAGGTTGTGGTTCATCCACAGAGTGTCATTCATTCTGCGGTAGAATACCAGGATGGTGCGGTGATTGCACAGCTTGGAACACCGGACATGAGACTTCCGATTCAATATGCGCTCTATTATCCAGAGCGAAGAAACTTATCTGGAAAGCGTCTTGATTTGTTTGAGATTGCAAACTTAAGCTTTGAAAGACCGGATACAGACACGTTCCGTGGATTAGCGTTAGCCTATGAGGTAATGAAACGTGGAGGAAATGTTCCGACCGCATTTAATGCCGCAAACGAGCGTGCAGTCGCATTGTTTTTAGACCGCAAGATTTCTTATCCAATGATAACGGAAATCATTGAAATGTGTATGGGTGAGTGCGAATACATCGAACATCCGGATGTGGATGAAATTTTACAGACCGAAGCGTTAACATATGAATTGATTGAAAGAAAGGTATTGGGACATTAA